In the genome of Methanococcoides burtonii DSM 6242, the window TGAGGTCAGCACGAAAAGTGCGTTAAAAATAGTTAGTCCTGTGTTCTTCTCAACACAGTTTTGATCCTTGCTTTCAGTTCTTTCAGATTGAACGGTTTGGTCATGTAATCATCAGCGCCAATATCCAGGCCTTCAACCTTGTCATTGATCTCTCCTTTTGCTGTGAGCATGATCACAGGTATGTTCTCATAGAGAGGTTCTTCTTTCAATCTTCTGCATACTTCAAAGCCATCCATGTCAGGCATCATAACGTCAAGAAGGATCACATCGGGTATGTCGGACTTAAGTGCATCAAATGCCATAGTTCCGTTGTTTGCTTCAATGACATTGTATCCGTCTGCCTCGAGGGCTCTCTTGGTAGCAATGACAGCATCTGGCTCATCATCCACAATAAGGACCTTATGTCTTGTATCTGATAGGCTTTCAATGGTCCTGGTCACTATGTCCTCAGAAACCGAAAGTCGATCTGCTATCCCCTTTGCACTGATCTCAGGCTGCTGTTCGAGAAGTCTCATTATGTCTTTTTCAAGCTTTTCTCTTTCCATATATACCACAACTTCAAATGTATCTAAACATAAATGGATGATATTATTAAAGCCTTTCTAAATATGATAAAGTCTATTCATATATTGTACAAATAGCCAATTATGAGAAAGCCTTATAAATTATTATCGTATATTTAACGGTGATATCAATGGACGCTCTTGAGAAAATATTTGGAAAGACTGCACAGATAACGGTTCTAAAGAACCTAATTCAGCATAAAGGGGAATCTACTTATCTCTCCGGTATCGCAGAAGAGACTGGTCTCTCTCACTCGAGTGTTGCCAGGGTCATTGAGCCCCTTCTCAAATCCAACATTGTCATCGAAAAGCGTCTTGGGAAACAGATACGCACCTTCAGCCTTAATCTTGAAAGTGAACTCACTCATCA includes:
- a CDS encoding response regulator; the encoded protein is MEREKLEKDIMRLLEQQPEISAKGIADRLSVSEDIVTRTIESLSDTRHKVLIVDDEPDAVIATKRALEADGYNVIEANNGTMAFDALKSDIPDVILLDVMMPDMDGFEVCRRLKEEPLYENIPVIMLTAKGEINDKVEGLDIGADDYMTKPFNLKELKARIKTVLRRTQD
- a CDS encoding MarR family transcriptional regulator, with amino-acid sequence MDALEKIFGKTAQITVLKNLIQHKGESTYLSGIAEETGLSHSSVARVIEPLLKSNIVIEKRLGKQIRTFSLNLESELTHHILEFYGRLEKMKL